The following proteins come from a genomic window of Paenibacillus sp. CAA11:
- a CDS encoding MFS transporter: MGTRKGDLVALASIPVIMTLGNSMLIPILPEISRELNISSLQASLLITVYAVVAIILIPIAGYLSDRFGRKTVIIPSLILAGIGGAISGVAPWFGENLTAYWIILGGRVLQGIGASGAFPIVIPYVGDMFDDEEEVSKGLGIIETSNTFGKVLSPILGALLGAWLWYLPFLTIPFLCLVSLLMMIFLTKSPKLSREAPPVKEFLHQVFQILKKEARWLLSIFAIGGICMFLLFGVLSYLSDELETDHGLRGVVKGLVLAIPLAALCLASYLTGKKIGNNKTLMKWSSVAGMVLSAASLFGVGLFNNIYFVIACLLVCGIGIGIVLPCTDSLITEGIEKEMRGTITSLYSSMRFIGVSLGPPAVTILVGTSHMTLFFVIAGIAAIAVLLILFAIRPKPEKQLKQKQPKTAPQG, translated from the coding sequence TTGGGCACACGAAAAGGGGATTTGGTTGCACTTGCGTCTATTCCGGTGATTATGACACTTGGAAATTCCATGCTGATTCCTATATTGCCCGAAATATCGCGGGAGCTAAATATCAGTTCTCTCCAGGCGAGTCTGCTGATTACAGTTTATGCTGTAGTGGCAATAATCCTTATCCCTATCGCCGGTTATCTATCTGATCGATTTGGCCGTAAGACCGTGATCATTCCAAGCTTGATTCTTGCTGGAATTGGCGGCGCTATTTCCGGGGTTGCTCCATGGTTTGGAGAGAACCTTACGGCTTACTGGATCATATTAGGGGGGAGAGTTCTCCAAGGGATCGGTGCCTCAGGTGCTTTTCCCATCGTAATTCCGTATGTAGGGGATATGTTTGATGATGAGGAGGAGGTCAGTAAAGGACTGGGCATTATAGAGACCTCTAATACCTTCGGCAAGGTGCTAAGTCCGATTTTGGGAGCCCTGCTCGGAGCGTGGCTTTGGTATCTTCCGTTTCTGACCATTCCTTTTCTGTGCTTGGTTTCACTGCTCATGATGATTTTTCTGACAAAGTCACCCAAGCTGTCACGTGAAGCGCCGCCCGTAAAAGAGTTCCTTCATCAAGTGTTTCAAATTTTGAAAAAGGAAGCCAGATGGCTTCTGTCTATTTTTGCGATCGGCGGTATATGCATGTTTCTGCTCTTCGGGGTTTTGTCCTACCTCTCCGATGAACTGGAGACCGATCATGGGCTGCGGGGTGTCGTTAAAGGGTTGGTGCTTGCCATTCCTTTAGCTGCGCTGTGCTTGGCTTCGTACCTGACCGGGAAGAAGATCGGCAACAACAAAACTTTGATGAAATGGAGCAGTGTTGCCGGCATGGTTCTTTCTGCTGCATCGCTGTTTGGCGTCGGATTATTCAATAATATTTACTTCGTGATTGCCTGCTTGCTGGTTTGTGGGATCGGCATCGGCATTGTCCTGCCCTGCACGGATTCTCTAATTACGGAGGGTATTGAGAAGGAAATGCGGGGGACGATTACTTCGCTGTACAGCAGCATGCGGTTTATAGGCGTGTCTTTGGGGCCGCCCGCAGTAACTATCTTGGTAGGAACCAGCCATATGACCTTGTTCTTTGTTATTGCTGGTATTGCGGCTATTGCCGTTCTGCTGATTTTGTTCGCCATCCGTCCCAAGCCGGAAAAACAGCTTAAACAGAAGCAGCCGAAAACTGCTCCTCAAGGGTAA
- a CDS encoding GNAT family N-acetyltransferase: MLLDMKPRIAEPELQELLGYAVFPEQTALDRATHSYLAEETNKLLGLIDEEADMPIGLIGYRVDETNQLQLLHISVHPEYRGQGYGRLLVLEVLTKENPERIIAETDEEAVDFYRNIGFVVASKGELPNGIERFRCVYEVEEEDEDEA, from the coding sequence TTGTTATTGGATATGAAGCCAAGAATCGCAGAGCCTGAGCTTCAGGAGCTGCTGGGATATGCTGTATTTCCCGAGCAGACGGCTCTGGACCGAGCGACACATAGCTATTTGGCCGAGGAGACCAACAAGCTCCTAGGTCTGATTGATGAAGAGGCAGATATGCCGATCGGGCTCATTGGTTACAGAGTGGATGAGACGAATCAGCTGCAGCTTCTCCATATTTCCGTACATCCGGAATATCGGGGACAAGGGTATGGCAGGCTGCTTGTTCTTGAGGTATTAACGAAAGAGAACCCTGAACGAATCATTGCGGAAACCGATGAGGAAGCCGTGGACTTTTACCGCAATATTGGATTTGTAGTTGCCAGCAAGGGTGAGCTGCCAAATGGAATTGAGCGATTCCGCTGCGTATATGAGGTTGAAGAAGAGGACGAGGATGAGGCATAA
- a CDS encoding AraC family transcriptional regulator codes for MMTKYMDDMISPYPIRIVDLKVDPSRLKLQHLKIGQVGHLPGRTLYREKAVFKEWALVFIADGRGVYQEGEEKETEVQGGAYFFFEPGKEYCFGPKPAESWDEYYINFRGPRVQEWLREGLVFQGEVKTAPEVHKWVHKLEALIQLMDSGIPTGADRAALQLEALLYELMISNDSGREGDDEHWPEILEDLNRMVYEPLHPELIACRHHISVSTLRRITKAHTGYPLGDYATRLKVGEAKHLLINTNLQIQEIAHLLGYKDPLYFSRVFKKITGVSAGRFRDMM; via the coding sequence ATGATGACCAAGTACATGGATGATATGATCAGTCCTTATCCGATCCGGATTGTTGATTTGAAGGTGGACCCTTCCAGACTCAAGCTGCAGCATCTAAAAATTGGCCAGGTAGGGCACTTGCCCGGCCGTACTCTGTATAGAGAGAAGGCTGTATTTAAGGAGTGGGCTCTCGTCTTCATCGCGGATGGACGAGGAGTTTATCAGGAAGGAGAGGAGAAGGAGACTGAAGTGCAAGGAGGCGCATACTTCTTCTTTGAACCGGGTAAAGAGTATTGTTTCGGTCCGAAACCTGCTGAAAGCTGGGATGAATATTACATTAACTTCCGCGGGCCCAGAGTTCAGGAATGGCTGCGTGAAGGGCTTGTTTTTCAGGGAGAGGTTAAAACAGCACCGGAAGTGCATAAATGGGTACATAAATTAGAGGCTCTCATTCAGTTGATGGATAGCGGAATCCCTACAGGTGCAGACAGGGCAGCTTTGCAGCTGGAAGCCCTGTTGTATGAGCTGATGATTTCGAATGATAGCGGAAGGGAAGGCGATGACGAACACTGGCCGGAAATTCTGGAGGATTTGAACCGGATGGTGTATGAGCCGCTTCATCCAGAGCTTATTGCCTGCAGGCATCATATTTCCGTTTCTACCTTAAGACGAATTACTAAAGCGCATACAGGTTATCCTTTGGGGGATTACGCAACCCGGCTCAAAGTTGGAGAGGCTAAGCATTTGCTGATCAATACAAACCTGCAGATCCAGGAAATTGCACACTTGCTTGGATATAAGGATCCTTTGTATTTCTCGAGAGTGTTCAAGAAAATTACAGGGGTATCTGCCGGGCGGTTTCGAGACATGATGTAG
- a CDS encoding class I SAM-dependent methyltransferase → MDRFEQARQAETDYHKRFYRENEVFENGTWISEPNRIVMELLERVPDSDPQVLDLACGVGRNTLPIASILKESGGRITGVDLLGDAVNTLKKKARELGLDDVVVAVESDAEQFDIKKNAYDYILACSCLEHLSSEEAMLQMIDRMQQGTKVGGIHCLSLCTDVVEIDKVTREAMEALIELPLSSDRAWQLLKERYMGWNVLRRQVVPQCIDETKYDKSIEFRTNLLTFAVQKV, encoded by the coding sequence ATGGACCGTTTTGAGCAGGCAAGACAGGCAGAGACGGATTACCATAAAAGGTTCTACCGTGAAAACGAAGTATTTGAGAACGGAACCTGGATTTCAGAACCGAATCGGATCGTCATGGAACTGTTGGAGCGTGTTCCAGATTCTGATCCTCAGGTGCTTGACTTAGCTTGTGGTGTTGGCCGGAATACGCTGCCGATAGCCTCTATTCTTAAGGAGTCCGGAGGGAGGATCACAGGAGTCGATCTGCTTGGGGATGCGGTAAACACATTGAAAAAGAAAGCCCGGGAGCTCGGACTTGACGATGTGGTCGTCGCTGTAGAATCGGATGCAGAACAATTTGATATTAAAAAGAATGCTTATGATTATATTCTGGCTTGTTCCTGTCTGGAGCACTTATCCTCGGAGGAAGCGATGCTTCAAATGATTGACCGCATGCAGCAGGGGACTAAGGTAGGAGGCATCCATTGTCTGTCCCTCTGTACGGATGTTGTTGAAATTGATAAGGTAACCCGTGAGGCGATGGAGGCTCTCATTGAGCTGCCCTTGTCTTCGGATCGGGCTTGGCAGCTGCTGAAGGAACGATATATGGGCTGGAATGTACTGAGAAGACAAGTGGTTCCGCAGTGTATCGATGAGACGAAATATGACAAATCTATTGAATTTCGCACGAATTTGCTGACCTTTGCGGTTCAGAAAGTATAG
- the rpiA gene encoding ribose-5-phosphate isomerase RpiA, with product MNGKQAAGYRAVELIEEGMTVGLGTGSTAYWAIMKLGERVKEGLKVRAIATSLASEKLARELNIPLAAAADIERIDLTIDGADEVNPDMALIKGGGGALLREKMVALQSDRFIVVADASKDVPCLGGFKLPIEIIQFCHEWTLRKLQEKYAAAFELRRKDGELYITDNGNYIVDAAFGKIENPAKLAEELKAITGVVEHGLFVNMADMVIIGHEDGTVNTRSRS from the coding sequence ATGAACGGCAAGCAAGCGGCAGGATATCGGGCAGTGGAGCTGATTGAGGAGGGAATGACAGTTGGACTCGGAACAGGCTCAACAGCCTACTGGGCCATTATGAAGCTTGGAGAGAGGGTGAAGGAAGGTCTGAAAGTGCGGGCCATTGCAACTTCACTAGCGTCAGAGAAGCTCGCCCGTGAATTGAATATTCCACTCGCCGCGGCGGCGGATATTGAGCGCATTGATCTTACAATAGATGGTGCTGATGAGGTCAATCCGGATATGGCTTTGATCAAGGGCGGAGGGGGCGCACTGCTGCGCGAAAAGATGGTTGCCCTGCAAAGCGACCGCTTTATAGTCGTGGCGGATGCCAGTAAAGATGTGCCATGCCTAGGTGGATTTAAACTTCCCATCGAGATCATTCAATTCTGCCATGAATGGACCCTTCGTAAACTCCAGGAGAAATATGCTGCAGCTTTTGAATTGCGGCGTAAAGACGGCGAGCTCTACATAACTGATAATGGAAACTATATCGTAGATGCTGCTTTTGGTAAAATTGAGAATCCGGCCAAATTGGCAGAAGAGCTCAAAGCGATTACGGGTGTAGTAGAGCATGGATTGTTCGTAAACATGGCGGATATGGTCATTATTGGCCATGAGGACGGAACGGTGAATACACGAAGTCGTTCCTAA
- a CDS encoding FUSC family protein yields the protein MTFGARMLKTGLAVTLALYASVWLNFSSPVIAAVAAIFAMQPSIYRSWRYLMDQLQTNTLGAILAMLAGTVFSKEPFAIGLVCILVIMICLKLKMGDTIGITLVTVVAVMEASGQWEFAVNRFAMSLIGIVSAFLINIIVFPPKPRVQFVVQVKKTFEQLSLLLRTAVSDEMKESVFRNEKRSLEDSINSLGDKYKLMEEDQKKLKTPKFAISRQLVVYKQMLNTLRKGYEVLEAVEEHYFQAVRTKELNEIFDEHMEKLIKFHEHVMLKFDHKLKPGIVESKLLERENDAFLRSMLDRYAAQREGVLRLSIVSAVMYDYGHQLERLNRLADHSPDLPDS from the coding sequence TTGACTTTCGGTGCCAGAATGCTAAAAACAGGCTTAGCTGTTACTTTAGCACTTTATGCCAGTGTATGGCTGAACTTTTCTTCGCCAGTCATAGCCGCGGTGGCTGCCATTTTTGCCATGCAGCCTTCTATTTATCGTTCATGGCGTTATTTAATGGACCAGCTTCAAACCAACACGCTCGGGGCTATCTTAGCGATGCTGGCGGGTACCGTGTTCTCCAAGGAACCCTTTGCGATCGGTCTTGTCTGCATTTTGGTTATTATGATCTGTTTAAAGCTGAAGATGGGAGATACGATTGGAATTACGCTGGTGACGGTCGTGGCCGTTATGGAGGCGTCGGGTCAATGGGAATTTGCAGTGAATCGCTTTGCGATGAGTTTGATCGGGATTGTATCGGCATTCTTGATCAACATTATCGTATTTCCACCAAAGCCTAGAGTACAATTTGTGGTTCAGGTCAAGAAGACCTTTGAACAGCTATCCCTGCTGCTGCGTACAGCGGTGTCCGACGAAATGAAAGAATCCGTATTTCGTAATGAGAAGCGTTCGCTTGAGGATTCAATCAACTCCTTAGGTGATAAATATAAGCTTATGGAGGAAGACCAGAAGAAGCTTAAAACTCCCAAGTTTGCAATCAGCCGTCAGCTGGTCGTCTACAAACAGATGTTGAATACGCTGCGAAAGGGCTATGAAGTGCTTGAAGCGGTAGAGGAGCATTATTTCCAAGCTGTAAGAACTAAGGAATTGAACGAGATCTTTGATGAGCATATGGAGAAGCTGATTAAATTTCATGAGCATGTCATGTTGAAATTTGATCATAAGCTGAAGCCTGGAATTGTAGAATCGAAGCTGCTTGAGCGAGAGAACGATGCTTTCTTAAGAAGCATGCTTGACCGTTATGCGGCTCAGCGGGAGGGCGTATTAAGGTTGTCCATTGTATCTGCGGTTATGTATGATTACGGACATCAGCTGGAACGCTTGAACAGGCTGGCGGATCACTCTCCGGATCTACCGGATTCGTAG
- the gntK gene encoding gluconokinase encodes MDEKDYVLGIDIGTTSLKAVLFGSCGKVKAKESVGYPLYQPKPDWAEQEPEEILQALIDAVRHVLIKGGIASNRVKAIGLSTAMHSLIALDREGRPLTRSIVWTDNRSVKQSDALRENGGLNIYLRTGTPIHPMSPLCKILWLKEEAPEIFHNTAMFAGIKEFILHRLFGEYVVDYSIASATGILDLSSLKWDEEVLQLLDIDTSRLPRIVPTTEVLAGMDSGLANQMGLDPKIPFVIGASDGVLANLGVGAIGPGEVAVTIGTSGAVRMVTDAPLTDERGRTFCYALTDRHWVVGGPTNNGGIMLRWLRDEFASSEVEIAKRLGKDSYDLMIEYAEKVPAGAEGLLFLPFLTGERAPYWNPNARGVFFGISLRHRREHFIRAVLEGVVLSIFSVGVALRDLAGPANQIIASGGFARSSVWRQILSDVMGKELLVPEVEEASALGAAALAMYAIHELSSFEEVKSWVRITHRHEPNLKSSEVYLQLFDMYERIYNKLESDFELMAEFQRSGDFEKATGKS; translated from the coding sequence ATGGATGAGAAGGATTATGTTCTGGGGATTGATATCGGGACAACGAGCCTCAAAGCCGTCCTGTTTGGTTCTTGTGGCAAGGTAAAGGCTAAGGAGAGTGTAGGATATCCGTTATATCAGCCAAAGCCTGATTGGGCTGAGCAAGAGCCGGAGGAGATCCTACAAGCGTTGATTGATGCAGTGCGTCATGTGCTGATCAAAGGCGGGATCGCGTCCAACAGGGTTAAAGCCATCGGGCTCAGTACGGCGATGCACTCTTTGATTGCCCTGGATCGTGAGGGGCGGCCGTTGACCAGATCCATCGTCTGGACCGATAACCGAAGTGTTAAACAATCGGACGCGCTTAGAGAAAACGGGGGTCTTAATATTTATCTTCGTACAGGTACACCTATTCATCCCATGTCCCCGCTCTGTAAAATTCTCTGGTTAAAAGAAGAAGCGCCCGAGATATTCCATAACACAGCGATGTTCGCTGGAATTAAGGAATTCATTTTGCACCGCCTATTCGGGGAGTATGTTGTTGATTATTCCATAGCTTCTGCAACAGGAATTCTTGATCTCAGCAGCTTGAAATGGGATGAAGAGGTTCTTCAGCTTCTGGACATCGATACAAGCCGGCTCCCCCGAATTGTTCCGACAACCGAGGTGCTTGCGGGAATGGATAGCGGACTCGCTAATCAGATGGGACTTGATCCGAAGATCCCTTTCGTGATTGGAGCAAGCGATGGCGTACTGGCGAATCTCGGAGTCGGTGCAATAGGCCCTGGAGAGGTGGCCGTAACGATTGGTACAAGCGGTGCTGTACGGATGGTAACCGACGCTCCGCTTACCGATGAGCGAGGCCGGACCTTCTGCTATGCCCTGACTGACCGTCATTGGGTTGTAGGGGGTCCAACCAATAACGGCGGGATCATGCTTCGCTGGCTCCGGGATGAATTTGCTTCTTCTGAGGTGGAGATCGCCAAGCGGCTGGGGAAAGACTCTTACGATCTGATGATTGAGTATGCCGAAAAGGTTCCGGCAGGCGCAGAAGGACTGCTGTTTCTGCCGTTTCTTACAGGGGAACGGGCTCCTTATTGGAACCCGAATGCACGAGGAGTGTTTTTTGGCATCAGTCTGAGACACCGCCGAGAGCATTTTATCCGGGCCGTGCTTGAGGGTGTGGTGCTGAGCATTTTCTCGGTTGGCGTGGCTCTTCGGGATTTGGCTGGCCCGGCGAATCAAATTATCGCCTCAGGCGGGTTTGCCCGTTCTTCCGTCTGGAGACAGATTCTCTCTGATGTGATGGGGAAAGAGTTGCTGGTGCCAGAGGTAGAGGAGGCCTCTGCGCTTGGTGCAGCAGCGCTCGCTATGTACGCTATCCATGAGCTGTCTTCATTCGAAGAAGTAAAGAGCTGGGTGCGGATCACTCATCGCCACGAGCCAAATCTGAAGAGCAGCGAGGTATACTTACAGCTATTTGATATGTACGAGCGAATCTACAACAAGCTGGAAAGCGATTTCGAACTCATGGCGGAATTTCAGCGGAGCGGAGATTTCGAAAAAGCCACCGGGAAGTCTTGA
- a CDS encoding beta-N-acetylhexosaminidase — MGLSIPKLQVLPEPKKMLLHEGVIRLSRETAIVVVDPNPQINRIARQLQTDLQSLIHIRPSLSAVPNAAPKGSIFLKLDTLLDQQQYILDSTGNQLQIYGGSPEALHYAKVTLCQIIHKCGANVSRLTIEDQPDFAARGLMLDIGRNRIPKLNTLFRIVDLMANLKMNQLQLYIEGVPFAYESFPHMWKGQTPISGDEIMQLSNYCQERYIELVPNQNSFGHMEDWLAHPDFRDLAEKPEGFEFPRDHVDPDMYPNGWPRPPGTLDPSDPRVLPFLERTYDDLLPYFDSRLFNVGCDETFELGLGNSKALSERLGKGRVYLDFLLKIYSLLKTRGKTMMFWGDIILQHPELIPELPNDIIALEWGYEGEHPFDLHGAQFASAGIPFYVCPGTSSWNSLSGRTTNMLSNIRNAAVHGKAHGAIGFLVTDWGDNGHLQPLSVSYPGIVFSGFLSWNAEHEHAENLLASYLDEFVFQDSEDKLGQTLLDFGNSYLQGTGTPRPNDTELMMLLRSDLDNLRIASQWSKESLDRMENYLLDIDNRLGEAVPGTDDADYIIHELRTALQFQLHAVGLGRLKLALKDRSAEPNCPEISTMARHQLDHLQQLLTEYMAAWSSRSRPGGFLRSIHDLQRLCNQYAALL, encoded by the coding sequence ATGGGCCTAAGCATTCCTAAATTGCAGGTGCTTCCGGAGCCGAAAAAAATGCTGCTGCATGAGGGGGTTATTCGGCTTAGCCGAGAAACGGCGATTGTCGTCGTCGACCCAAATCCTCAGATCAACCGGATTGCCCGCCAGCTTCAAACCGACCTGCAATCTCTCATTCATATTCGTCCGTCACTGTCAGCCGTCCCGAATGCAGCTCCTAAAGGCTCCATCTTCCTTAAGCTGGATACGCTCTTAGATCAACAGCAGTATATTTTGGACTCAACAGGTAATCAGCTCCAAATTTATGGAGGCTCTCCAGAAGCCCTTCATTATGCTAAGGTGACCTTATGCCAGATCATTCACAAGTGCGGTGCTAACGTATCCAGACTCACTATAGAGGATCAGCCGGATTTTGCTGCAAGAGGGCTCATGCTTGACATTGGTCGAAATCGAATTCCTAAGCTGAACACCTTGTTTCGAATAGTTGACTTGATGGCAAATTTAAAAATGAATCAGCTCCAGCTGTATATCGAGGGAGTTCCCTTCGCATATGAATCTTTCCCCCACATGTGGAAGGGGCAAACGCCTATTTCAGGTGATGAAATCATGCAGCTGTCAAACTACTGCCAGGAGCGGTACATCGAGCTTGTTCCCAATCAGAACAGCTTTGGCCATATGGAGGATTGGCTGGCCCATCCTGATTTTAGAGATTTGGCTGAGAAACCTGAGGGCTTTGAATTTCCAAGAGATCATGTGGATCCGGATATGTATCCTAATGGCTGGCCACGTCCGCCAGGCACCTTGGATCCTTCTGATCCCAGGGTCCTGCCATTTCTTGAAAGAACCTATGATGACCTGCTGCCCTACTTCGATTCAAGGCTATTTAACGTTGGATGCGATGAGACCTTTGAGCTTGGCCTCGGGAATAGCAAAGCCTTAAGTGAGCGATTAGGTAAAGGAAGGGTCTACCTTGATTTTTTACTCAAAATATACAGTCTGCTTAAGACAAGAGGTAAAACTATGATGTTCTGGGGAGACATCATTCTGCAGCATCCTGAGCTCATTCCTGAACTGCCTAACGATATCATCGCCTTGGAATGGGGATATGAAGGCGAGCATCCTTTCGATCTACACGGTGCGCAGTTTGCTTCCGCAGGCATCCCCTTCTACGTCTGCCCAGGCACCAGCTCCTGGAACTCGTTATCCGGCCGAACCACAAATATGCTCTCCAACATCCGAAATGCTGCGGTACATGGCAAGGCTCATGGCGCGATCGGTTTCCTGGTCACAGATTGGGGAGACAACGGGCACCTGCAGCCTTTGTCCGTGAGCTATCCAGGCATCGTATTCAGCGGCTTCCTGAGCTGGAATGCTGAGCATGAGCATGCTGAGAACTTACTGGCTTCCTATTTGGACGAATTCGTGTTCCAAGATTCTGAAGACAAGCTGGGGCAGACCCTGCTGGATTTTGGCAACAGTTATTTGCAGGGAACAGGTACACCAAGGCCTAATGACACCGAGCTGATGATGCTCCTTCGAAGTGATCTTGACAACCTGCGGATTGCGAGCCAATGGTCCAAGGAGTCTCTGGATCGTATGGAGAATTATTTGTTAGACATAGACAATAGGCTGGGAGAGGCTGTGCCGGGGACTGATGATGCAGACTATATCATTCATGAGCTGCGAACGGCATTGCAGTTTCAACTGCACGCCGTTGGGCTTGGGCGCCTGAAGCTCGCTCTCAAAGATAGAAGTGCGGAGCCAAACTGTCCCGAGATCTCAACGATGGCCAGACACCAGCTGGACCATCTGCAGCAGCTGCTCACCGAGTATATGGCAGCCTGGAGCAGCAGAAGCCGCCCGGGCGGATTTTTAAGAAGCATTCATGACTTGCAGCGCTTATGTAATCAATATGCAGCCTTGCTTTGA
- the helD gene encoding RNA polymerase recycling motor HelD yields the protein MADQDWQEEQERVGQVTEVIRERISRLEYEAGTVRSDVVEMRKDFWDEVTVNFSEADDVGETSTSLRQQSEVLSDRERSHKHAYAALGKMKRLLQSPYFGRIDFAETGEAPEAIYLGIASLLDNDDETFLVYDWRAPISNLYYDSAPGPASYRTPSGIIDGEMLLKRQFVIRDGEIKLMFDTGVTIGDELLQQVLGRSSDAQMKSIVATIQKEQNRIIRDDRTRMLIVQGAAGSGKTSAALQRVAYLLYKYRESLKADQVILFSPNPMFNSYVSTVLPELGEENMLQTTFQEYLERRLGREFQLEDPFVQMEYVLSAGLEPGYDARIEGIRYKSSSLYLKAINRYRDILEQSRMMFKPLRFQGREVIGAETIKEKFYAYDPSITLANRCDLLREWMLKELAEFARGELSEPWVEEQIQLLDIEDYQRAYQRLRRQNRKKEESFSDYEDEKRILGKMVVSDRLKPLRKWVKAHRFVDVKGLYQQLHTDRALMSDAAQGDLPNHWEEICEYTLKRLAQGEMAYEDVTPFLYLRELLLGFHSNGNIRHVFIDEAQDYSPFQLFFLKRLFPRARMTALGDLNQAIYAHSSVLQQTSALTDLYGQDETEQITLTRSYRSTRQIVEFTREMIPGGEHIVPFNREGELPEVREVSSLEQLHVQIRQDIEGLRAQNYETIAVICKTAEESAKAFEELGSIPDVKLIKKTTLSFEKGIHIIPAYLAKGVEFDAVLIYNGSADQYAREAERKLFYTACTRAMHLLHVYTVGRVSPFVEQASKDLYLFNRV from the coding sequence ATGGCGGATCAGGACTGGCAAGAGGAACAGGAACGTGTAGGCCAGGTTACGGAGGTTATTCGCGAGCGCATAAGCCGTCTGGAATATGAGGCAGGAACGGTACGTTCAGATGTGGTTGAGATGCGGAAGGATTTCTGGGATGAAGTTACTGTTAACTTCAGTGAGGCAGATGATGTAGGTGAGACTTCGACCAGTTTAAGGCAGCAGTCGGAAGTGCTGTCAGATCGGGAACGAAGCCATAAGCACGCCTATGCCGCTCTTGGCAAAATGAAGCGGCTGCTTCAAAGTCCTTATTTCGGCCGGATTGATTTTGCTGAGACGGGGGAAGCTCCTGAAGCGATATACCTGGGTATAGCTTCCCTGCTGGATAACGATGACGAGACGTTTCTCGTTTACGACTGGCGTGCCCCGATTTCCAACCTTTATTATGACAGTGCTCCGGGACCTGCATCTTACCGCACACCAAGCGGAATCATTGATGGGGAGATGCTGCTGAAGCGGCAGTTTGTGATTCGTGACGGTGAAATTAAGCTGATGTTCGATACAGGGGTCACCATCGGCGATGAATTGCTGCAGCAGGTATTGGGCCGAAGCTCGGACGCCCAGATGAAGAGCATTGTCGCCACGATTCAGAAGGAGCAGAACCGGATTATCCGCGATGATAGAACGCGCATGCTCATTGTTCAGGGAGCTGCCGGCAGCGGAAAGACATCTGCTGCGCTGCAGAGAGTGGCTTATCTCTTATATAAATACCGGGAAAGCTTAAAGGCTGACCAGGTTATTCTATTCTCACCTAACCCGATGTTTAACAGCTATGTGTCTACCGTACTACCTGAGCTCGGCGAAGAGAACATGCTCCAGACGACGTTTCAGGAGTATTTGGAGCGCAGGCTGGGCAGAGAGTTCCAACTAGAGGATCCCTTTGTGCAAATGGAATATGTACTGTCGGCGGGACTTGAGCCGGGCTATGATGCTAGAATCGAAGGAATCAGATATAAATCCTCGTCCCTTTATCTTAAAGCCATTAACCGGTACCGGGATATCCTGGAGCAGAGCCGCATGATGTTCAAGCCGCTCAGGTTTCAAGGGAGGGAAGTTATTGGCGCGGAGACGATCAAGGAGAAATTCTATGCTTACGATCCCTCGATCACGCTTGCTAACCGATGTGATCTGCTCAGAGAGTGGATGCTTAAGGAACTGGCGGAGTTTGCCAGAGGGGAGCTGAGCGAGCCATGGGTCGAGGAGCAGATTCAACTGCTGGATATCGAGGACTATCAGCGGGCGTATCAGCGGTTGCGGCGTCAGAATCGGAAGAAAGAGGAGTCGTTTAGCGATTACGAAGATGAGAAGCGCATCCTTGGCAAAATGGTTGTTAGCGACCGACTTAAGCCGCTCCGGAAATGGGTAAAGGCCCATCGCTTTGTGGATGTTAAGGGCCTGTATCAGCAGCTTCATACGGATCGTGCTCTGATGAGTGATGCCGCTCAAGGGGACTTACCGAATCATTGGGAAGAGATTTGTGAATATACACTGAAGAGGCTTGCACAGGGAGAGATGGCATATGAGGATGTAACCCCGTTCTTATATCTTAGAGAGCTGCTGCTTGGGTTCCATTCTAACGGAAATATCCGTCATGTCTTTATTGATGAGGCACAGGATTACTCTCCGTTTCAGCTTTTCTTCTTGAAGAGGCTCTTTCCAAGGGCCCGAATGACAGCCCTCGGAGACTTAAATCAGGCCATCTATGCTCACTCCTCTGTTCTGCAGCAGACCTCTGCCTTAACAGATCTGTATGGTCAGGATGAGACAGAGCAGATTACGCTGACCCGAAGCTATCGCTCGACTCGTCAGATCGTGGAATTTACGCGCGAAATGATTCCGGGAGGGGAGCATATTGTTCCGTTTAACCGCGAGGGGGAATTGCCTGAGGTACGAGAAGTGAGCAGTCTGGAGCAGCTTCACGTTCAGATTCGCCAAGACATTGAGGGACTTCGGGCGCAGAATTATGAGACCATCGCTGTGATCTGTAAGACTGCCGAAGAAAGTGCTAAGGCCTTTGAAGAGCTTGGCTCAATACCGGATGTTAAATTGATTAAGAAAACTACCTTGTCCTTTGAAAAAGGGATTCATATTATTCCCGCCTATCTTGCCAAAGGTGTGGAGTTCGATGCCGTGCTGATCTACAACGGATCGGCAGATCAGTATGCCAGAGAAGCGGAGCGCAAACTATTTTACACGGCTTGCACAAGAGCTATGCATCTGCTTCATGTCTATACGGTCGGCAGGGTCAGTCCGTTCGTAGAGCAAGCTTCCAAGGATTTATATCTCTTTAACAGGGTTTAA